The proteins below are encoded in one region of Ereboglobus luteus:
- a CDS encoding glycosyltransferase — MQNQKLAIVIPWFGRNVKGGAEQYAWNVAARLAARGHDVDILTTCCRSHQDDWASNFFEPGVMREPEGFVTRRFRVVARNREAIDRVCGRLQAFPKECLRVECSPVSREDEAVFANELIKSPDLIEYISKKQDDYAHFIFIPYLYTPILKGLPLVAQKAFLQPCLHDESYAYMDCVADIMERARGILWNSEGENELGLKLYGPTVAVKSHVVGGGIELLPAVVRNEEIEKMEQLGPYFLILGRKDEGKGTFLAADAFKRFKKEYKCKISLVIAGPGPFDLTSAKDGIFDVGVASENQRSWLLQNALALIQPSANESYSRVLFEAWKCGRPVVARTSCLATATAVRTSGGGWLAETEDEWVSRYHELATSSAALLDDAGAKGRAYAGDLADWDKVMDRYEQIFFHVVEPAPLARGESPRVLHQVLCNIAFGDAISNQTVWIRNELRKLGYASEIYARHISEQMRDEAVCITDMTDIAPGTPLIYHHSIGTEITPGVCAHSGPKAILYHNITPAEYMPPYYPLHTRLCREGREQLPSLAKYFPVAVADSTYNAIELVATGYSTPEVLPIAVSPKKFGRRADPSLMDSLQDGRTNILFVGRYCPNKKQEDLICAFAHYLKIDPQARLHLVGMPIYEENDPYKQCLAALAKQLGVSDSVNLTGPVSDGQLTAYYRTAHLFWCMSEHEGFCVPVVEAMWFDIPVFAYESTAIPETLADAGRMFSSKRDFGALAELAHLLIHDSGLRSDMIRKQRKRRLAFTPENVAPRLAVIAKKICDSSNPSPENVERALPAAMGRDINQIAVVKLDHIGDLLLATPVFHSLRRRFPGAKITAVVAPEAAPVLEGNPNVDKVIQYSAPWFWRGTRSEAQNKATLAANWSAMREILDNPVPFDLVVNLRSDHVNVLLSASIPHMHLLSYTNDTIYSNLITHPLTRTRGMHITEQHRELLASIGADAWGSPRIYFGQAEVERVKAKFEPSKNTVALALGAGDELKRWSSLKYGELARTLKVRGLEVALVGSASDSRLSDAWRDELGARDLCGQLSLLELAAYFSQIGCVVANDSLAMHMAAAAETPVVCFVRPATDEFLPAGKFTNACERRLCTEACKGFDPNNPDNQPFCRCIQEVSVCDVADMVEKSLNRNA; from the coding sequence ATGCAAAATCAAAAACTGGCCATCGTCATCCCCTGGTTCGGACGCAATGTAAAAGGCGGCGCGGAGCAATATGCGTGGAACGTGGCGGCGCGATTGGCCGCGCGCGGGCACGACGTCGATATTTTGACAACATGCTGCCGTTCGCACCAAGATGACTGGGCCTCCAATTTTTTCGAACCGGGCGTGATGCGCGAACCCGAGGGATTTGTGACGAGACGCTTTCGCGTGGTCGCGCGCAACCGGGAAGCCATTGACCGTGTGTGCGGCCGGCTGCAGGCCTTTCCCAAGGAGTGCCTGAGGGTCGAGTGCAGTCCGGTGTCCCGCGAGGACGAGGCCGTCTTTGCCAACGAACTCATTAAAAGCCCGGACTTAATAGAATATATAAGTAAAAAGCAGGATGACTACGCGCACTTTATATTCATTCCCTATTTATACACACCCATTTTGAAAGGGCTTCCGCTGGTCGCGCAAAAGGCGTTTTTACAACCATGCCTTCACGACGAATCCTATGCCTACATGGATTGTGTCGCGGATATCATGGAAAGGGCTCGCGGGATATTATGGAACAGCGAGGGCGAGAACGAGCTCGGATTGAAACTTTACGGCCCGACTGTCGCTGTAAAATCGCACGTGGTGGGCGGCGGAATCGAACTTTTGCCAGCCGTGGTGCGCAACGAGGAAATAGAAAAAATGGAGCAACTCGGCCCCTATTTTTTGATACTGGGGCGAAAGGACGAGGGGAAGGGCACGTTTTTGGCCGCGGATGCGTTCAAACGTTTCAAAAAAGAGTATAAATGCAAAATCAGCCTGGTCATAGCGGGACCGGGGCCGTTCGATTTAACCTCCGCAAAGGACGGCATATTTGACGTGGGTGTGGCGTCCGAAAACCAGAGGTCCTGGTTGTTGCAAAACGCGCTGGCATTAATACAGCCGAGCGCGAACGAGAGTTATTCGCGCGTTCTTTTCGAGGCATGGAAGTGCGGGCGTCCCGTGGTGGCGCGGACGTCGTGCCTGGCCACTGCTACCGCGGTGCGCACCTCGGGCGGAGGCTGGCTTGCCGAAACCGAGGACGAGTGGGTTTCGCGCTATCACGAGCTCGCGACATCAAGCGCCGCCTTGCTCGACGACGCCGGGGCAAAAGGCCGTGCTTACGCAGGCGACTTGGCCGATTGGGATAAGGTCATGGACAGATACGAGCAAATATTTTTCCACGTCGTCGAACCCGCGCCGCTCGCACGAGGAGAGAGCCCGCGCGTGCTGCACCAAGTGCTGTGCAATATTGCGTTCGGCGACGCCATATCGAACCAGACCGTGTGGATTCGGAACGAGTTGAGAAAATTGGGCTATGCGTCGGAGATTTACGCGCGGCATATAAGCGAACAAATGCGCGATGAGGCGGTGTGCATTACGGACATGACTGACATCGCGCCCGGCACGCCACTCATATATCATCATTCCATAGGGACGGAAATAACACCGGGCGTATGCGCGCACTCGGGGCCGAAAGCCATATTGTATCATAATATAACGCCCGCCGAATACATGCCCCCGTATTATCCCTTGCACACAAGACTGTGCCGGGAGGGGCGCGAGCAACTGCCATCGCTTGCGAAATATTTTCCCGTGGCTGTCGCGGATTCGACCTATAACGCGATAGAGCTGGTCGCGACGGGCTATTCGACGCCCGAGGTGCTGCCTATCGCGGTTTCGCCGAAAAAGTTCGGGCGGCGGGCGGACCCCAGCCTGATGGATTCGCTCCAGGACGGGCGAACCAATATATTGTTTGTCGGACGTTATTGCCCCAACAAAAAACAAGAGGACTTGATTTGCGCGTTCGCCCATTATCTCAAGATTGACCCGCAAGCGCGGCTGCACCTGGTGGGAATGCCGATATATGAGGAAAACGATCCATATAAACAGTGCCTGGCGGCGCTGGCAAAACAGCTTGGCGTGTCAGACAGCGTGAACCTGACCGGGCCAGTGAGCGACGGGCAACTGACCGCCTACTATAGAACAGCGCATTTGTTCTGGTGCATGAGCGAGCACGAGGGATTCTGCGTGCCCGTGGTTGAGGCCATGTGGTTTGACATCCCGGTGTTTGCGTATGAATCCACCGCAATTCCCGAGACACTTGCGGACGCGGGACGCATGTTTTCAAGCAAGCGAGATTTCGGGGCGCTCGCGGAGCTTGCGCATTTGTTGATACACGACTCGGGGCTGCGGAGTGATATGATTCGCAAGCAAAGGAAGCGTCGGCTTGCGTTCACTCCTGAAAATGTGGCTCCGAGGCTGGCCGTCATTGCGAAAAAAATATGCGACAGCTCCAATCCATCCCCGGAGAATGTCGAGCGCGCGCTGCCGGCGGCCATGGGCCGCGATATAAACCAAATTGCCGTGGTGAAGCTCGATCATATAGGCGACTTGCTCCTTGCGACGCCCGTGTTTCACAGTTTGCGCAGGCGTTTTCCGGGGGCAAAAATAACGGCTGTCGTCGCGCCGGAGGCAGCGCCCGTGCTGGAGGGAAACCCGAATGTCGACAAAGTGATACAATACAGTGCCCCCTGGTTTTGGCGCGGAACGCGGAGCGAGGCACAAAACAAGGCGACTCTGGCGGCGAACTGGAGCGCAATGAGGGAGATTCTGGACAATCCCGTTCCCTTTGACCTTGTTGTCAATTTGCGATCCGACCACGTCAATGTGCTGCTCTCCGCGTCGATTCCCCACATGCATCTGCTTTCTTATACGAATGACACTATATATTCGAATTTGATAACTCATCCGCTTACCCGGACCCGGGGCATGCACATCACGGAGCAGCACAGGGAATTGCTCGCGAGCATTGGGGCGGACGCATGGGGCAGTCCGCGCATTTATTTCGGGCAGGCGGAGGTGGAGCGCGTTAAAGCAAAATTCGAGCCATCGAAGAACACTGTCGCGCTGGCTTTGGGTGCGGGCGATGAGTTGAAGCGTTGGTCGTCCTTGAAGTATGGCGAGCTGGCCAGAACGCTAAAAGTGCGCGGCTTGGAGGTGGCGCTTGTGGGCTCTGCCTCCGACAGCCGCCTTTCGGACGCCTGGCGCGACGAGTTGGGTGCGCGGGATTTGTGCGGCCAACTCAGCCTCTTGGAGCTGGCCGCCTATTTTTCCCAAATTGGCTGCGTTGTGGCCAATGACAGCCTTGCCATGCACATGGCCGCAGCGGCCGAAACCCCCGTGGTTTGTTTCGTGAGGCCGGCCACCGACGAATTCCTGCCCGCGGGGAAATTTACCAACGCCTGCGAGCGGCGGCTTTGCACGGAAGCGTGCAAGGGTTTTGATCCCAATAATCCGGACAACCAGCCATTTTGCAGGTGCATCCAGGAAGTTTCGGTCTGTGATGTGGCGGACATGGTTGAAAAATCGCTCAACAGAAATGCTTAA
- a CDS encoding FkbM family methyltransferase, protein MTFISYAQNLEDVVLHRALKNIKNGFYVDVGANDPVIDSVTKAFYDLGWSGVNIEPNQDYYRKLVNDRPRDITLSCVAGKTVGEIEFSNIPNTGLSTAVPQIAEKHEQSGWPVTKTTVPVYPLKDILAPYANRDIHFLKIDVEGMETEIIEGMDFQKYRPWILVIEAIAPSTQDPTYDQWERYIIEANYAYVYFDGVNRYYLATEQSVLKKHLIYPPGIFDDFAVYKKLKAEQSKQRELDEAQHALAETQRAAEAAIKQLQNEIQTLEKKIEGFRVQAKQHEEDFEEQLQQKDKTIGMLNITNAKLQKDHADLRRHATSTSEQMQAVITARQAEIDRLRKLLYSASTGTHLYRALRVLMGDKHYKQNRTPVSQLEKPAP, encoded by the coding sequence ATGACCTTCATTTCTTACGCGCAAAACCTTGAGGATGTGGTGCTTCACCGTGCGTTAAAAAACATCAAAAACGGGTTCTATGTGGATGTCGGCGCCAACGATCCCGTCATTGATTCGGTTACCAAGGCCTTTTACGATCTCGGCTGGTCGGGAGTGAACATCGAGCCGAATCAGGATTATTACCGCAAACTCGTCAACGACCGCCCCCGCGACATCACGCTGAGCTGCGTCGCCGGCAAAACCGTCGGGGAAATCGAGTTTAGCAACATTCCGAACACCGGCCTTTCAACCGCCGTTCCGCAAATTGCCGAAAAGCACGAGCAAAGCGGCTGGCCTGTCACCAAAACCACCGTCCCCGTCTATCCACTCAAGGATATTCTCGCCCCCTATGCGAATCGCGACATTCATTTTCTAAAAATCGATGTCGAAGGCATGGAGACGGAAATAATAGAGGGCATGGATTTTCAAAAATACCGCCCATGGATACTGGTCATTGAGGCAATCGCACCCAGCACGCAGGACCCCACCTATGATCAATGGGAGCGCTATATAATCGAGGCAAACTACGCATATGTATATTTCGACGGCGTAAACCGGTATTATCTCGCAACTGAACAATCAGTCTTGAAAAAACACCTTATATATCCACCGGGTATATTCGATGACTTCGCAGTTTATAAAAAACTAAAGGCCGAACAATCAAAGCAGCGTGAGCTTGACGAAGCTCAACATGCGCTTGCCGAAACGCAACGCGCTGCGGAAGCTGCGATAAAACAACTGCAAAACGAAATCCAGACGCTCGAGAAAAAAATTGAGGGATTCCGCGTCCAAGCGAAACAGCATGAGGAGGATTTTGAGGAACAACTCCAACAAAAAGATAAAACTATCGGCATGTTAAATATTACGAACGCAAAACTCCAAAAGGATCATGCCGACCTGAGGAGACACGCCACATCAACAAGTGAACAAATGCAGGCCGTGATCACTGCCCGCCAGGCGGAAATCGACCGCCTTCGAAAACTCCTGTATTCCGCGAGCACAGGCACCCACCTCTACCGGGCGCTCCGCGTCCTTATGGGCGACAAACATTACAAGCAAAACCGGACGCCTGTCTCGCAGCTGGAAAAACCGGCGCCATAA
- a CDS encoding tRNA (cytidine(34)-2'-O)-methyltransferase, translating into MLHIVLFQPEIPQNTGNIGRMCALTKSRLHLIHPLGFKITDAQLRRAGMDYWYSLDVHHHNDWPAFRASPAAPGGRLWLFTTKTRRSFWDAGFADGDGLVFGNEGGGAPEWLHSELGEEARVTIPHANPALRSLNLSTAAGIACYEALRQTRLLG; encoded by the coding sequence ATGCTGCATATTGTCCTCTTTCAACCGGAAATCCCCCAGAACACGGGCAACATCGGGCGCATGTGCGCGCTTACGAAGTCGAGACTGCACCTGATCCATCCGCTCGGCTTCAAGATCACCGATGCGCAATTGCGGCGCGCGGGCATGGATTACTGGTATTCGCTCGACGTGCATCATCACAACGACTGGCCCGCGTTTCGCGCGAGCCCCGCGGCACCGGGCGGGCGATTGTGGCTGTTCACCACAAAGACAAGGCGTTCGTTTTGGGACGCGGGATTTGCGGATGGCGACGGACTGGTTTTTGGAAACGAGGGCGGAGGCGCGCCCGAATGGCTGCACTCGGAACTCGGCGAGGAGGCGCGAGTGACGATTCCCCATGCGAACCCCGCGTTGCGTTCGCTCAACTTGAGCACGGCGGCGGGCATTGCGTGTTACGAGGCGCTGCGGCAAACACGACTGCTGGGATAA
- a CDS encoding DUF2075 domain-containing protein, with amino-acid sequence MLESGNQSPGQKVSRAWYQSSIDTFLAASSEEVIGALATNGEYALLQTQRDAWLEEIALLKTNLVGLSGDILLEFTIPRMGKRVDVVLLLNSVVFVVEFKVGEKTFDRASIDQVWDYALDLKNFHEASHAASIVPILIATEASETTPGDLSPASDKVHKPLLVGRDSFRAAIDKSLHAITNETLDSRHWASAPYRPTPTIVEAARALFSRHSVENIARHDAGAQNLRVTSQRIEQLVDEAQNHKRKIICFVTGVPGAGKTLVGLNIATQRRDEKEKTHAVFLSGNGPLVAVLTEVLVRDEFVRAKAKNKAARKSEVAIPVRKFIQNIHHFRDDGLKDDLPPSEHVVIFDEAQRAWNLRQTANFMRRKKGRAHFSQSEPEFLISYMDRHSDWAVIICLVGGGQEINTGEAGIGAWLDAVNDRFPHWQMYISSRLTDTEYAAGHALDKIQHHEKTAFDDSLHLSVSMRSFRSEKVSYFVKALLEQEKEKARLTLNELGARYPIVITRQLDLAKKWLRTHARGSERIGLLASSKALRLKPLAIDIRVPIDPVHWFLNDKDDTRSSYYLEDAATEFQVQGLELDWACVTWDADLRNAGRSWTHHDFRGNRWCNIANEDNRNYLLNAYRVLLTRARQGMVIFVPPGDADDPTRSPEYYDKTYQYLTELGLPIISPLNA; translated from the coding sequence ATGCTAGAATCCGGTAATCAATCTCCCGGCCAGAAGGTTTCGCGCGCGTGGTATCAGTCCTCAATCGATACTTTTCTCGCTGCGTCATCGGAAGAGGTTATCGGCGCGCTTGCCACAAACGGCGAATACGCACTACTGCAAACGCAACGTGACGCATGGCTCGAAGAAATTGCGTTACTAAAAACTAATCTCGTCGGTCTCTCGGGTGATATTCTTCTGGAGTTCACGATTCCACGAATGGGTAAACGCGTAGATGTTGTTTTGCTACTTAACTCCGTCGTTTTTGTTGTCGAATTTAAGGTCGGCGAAAAAACATTCGACAGAGCTTCCATAGACCAAGTTTGGGATTATGCGCTGGATTTAAAAAACTTTCACGAAGCCAGTCACGCTGCATCGATTGTTCCGATCCTCATCGCGACCGAAGCGTCCGAAACAACTCCAGGCGATTTGTCTCCAGCCAGCGATAAAGTTCATAAACCTCTCCTTGTTGGCAGGGATAGTTTTCGAGCCGCGATAGATAAATCACTGCATGCTATTACAAACGAAACACTCGACTCGCGCCACTGGGCGAGTGCGCCCTATCGGCCCACTCCCACTATTGTAGAAGCTGCGCGTGCTTTGTTCTCGCGTCACTCAGTTGAAAATATCGCCCGACATGATGCGGGCGCACAAAACTTACGCGTAACGTCCCAACGCATCGAGCAACTCGTTGATGAGGCGCAGAACCATAAACGCAAAATTATCTGCTTTGTCACTGGTGTGCCCGGTGCGGGAAAAACACTTGTTGGACTAAATATCGCGACACAACGCCGCGACGAAAAAGAGAAAACACACGCCGTTTTTCTTTCTGGCAATGGCCCACTCGTCGCAGTGCTAACCGAAGTGCTCGTGCGCGATGAATTTGTTCGCGCAAAAGCAAAAAACAAGGCCGCCCGAAAAAGCGAAGTCGCGATTCCAGTTAGAAAGTTCATTCAAAATATTCACCACTTTCGCGACGATGGCCTCAAAGACGATCTGCCACCCTCAGAACATGTCGTGATTTTTGATGAAGCGCAACGAGCCTGGAATCTGCGCCAAACCGCTAACTTCATGCGCAGGAAAAAAGGTCGCGCTCATTTCTCTCAATCCGAACCCGAATTCTTGATCTCTTACATGGATCGCCATTCCGATTGGGCGGTTATCATTTGCTTGGTCGGGGGAGGACAAGAAATCAACACCGGCGAAGCAGGCATCGGGGCATGGCTGGATGCAGTAAACGACAGATTTCCCCATTGGCAGATGTATATTTCATCACGCTTAACTGATACAGAATATGCAGCGGGCCACGCATTAGATAAAATCCAACATCACGAGAAGACCGCCTTCGACGACAGCCTGCACCTCTCTGTTTCGATGCGCTCATTTCGTTCAGAAAAAGTTTCTTACTTCGTCAAAGCTCTACTCGAACAAGAAAAAGAAAAAGCTCGTCTCACGCTCAATGAACTTGGCGCACGCTATCCTATTGTGATCACTCGCCAACTTGATCTCGCGAAAAAATGGCTCCGCACTCATGCACGTGGTTCTGAACGTATTGGCCTACTCGCATCGTCCAAAGCACTTCGCCTAAAACCCCTCGCAATCGACATCCGTGTGCCAATCGATCCAGTGCATTGGTTTTTGAACGACAAAGACGATACGCGTTCAAGTTACTATCTTGAAGACGCTGCCACCGAATTCCAAGTGCAAGGCCTAGAACTCGATTGGGCCTGTGTCACATGGGACGCCGATCTCCGCAATGCCGGTCGCTCTTGGACTCATCACGACTTTCGCGGCAATCGCTGGTGCAACATCGCCAACGAGGACAACCGCAACTACCTACTAAACGCTTACCGCGTTCTCCTTACTCGCGCTCGCCAAGGTATGGTCATATTTGTTCCGCCAGGTGATGCCGATGACCCAACGCGATCACCCGAGTATTATGACAAAACGTATCAATATTTAACCGAACTCGGACTCCCAATTATCAGCCCGCTCAACGCCTGA
- the ilvD gene encoding dihydroxy-acid dehydratase — protein MKHALRSDTTTQGRRMAGARALWRANGMTDAQMGKPLVAIVNSFTQFVPGHTHLHDVGQFVKREIEAQGCFAAEFNTIAIDDGIAMGHDGMLYSLPSRDLIADSVEYMVNAHKADAMICISNCDKITPGMLMAAMRLNIPAIFVSGGPMEAGELGERHLDLINVMIESADDSIPDTQIEKLEHAACPTCGSCSGMFTANSMNCLNEAIGLALPGNGTIVATHKNRLQLFKDAARLIVENAYKYYRDGDDSVLPRSIATRQAFLNSMSLDIAMGGSTNTILHLLAIANEAQVNFTMDDIDALSRRVPCLCKVAPNTEKYHIQDVNRAGGILGIMAELASANLIDTAQPRADGLTLAQAIAKYNITTATPDPEAARIYTSAPANRFNLKMGSQDSHYKTLDTDRAAGCIRDIAHAYTKDGGLAILKGNIAEKGCVVKTAGVDESIFKFTGTAHVFHSQDDACRAILLDQIKAGDIVVIIYEGPKGGPGMQEMLYPTSYIKSKHLGKQCALITDGRFSGGTSGLSIGHVSPEAASGGAIALVRDGDTIEIDIPARKIHLAVTEAELAKRRAEEEARGKLAYKPIRDRIISKALRAYARDVASADLGGVRIIE, from the coding sequence GACCGACGCGCAAATGGGCAAACCCCTCGTCGCCATCGTCAACTCCTTCACGCAATTCGTCCCCGGCCACACCCACCTCCACGATGTCGGCCAGTTCGTGAAACGCGAAATCGAGGCGCAAGGCTGTTTCGCCGCCGAGTTCAACACCATCGCCATCGACGACGGCATCGCCATGGGCCACGACGGCATGCTCTACTCGCTCCCCTCGCGCGACCTCATCGCCGACTCCGTCGAATACATGGTCAACGCCCACAAGGCCGACGCCATGATCTGCATTTCCAACTGCGACAAAATCACCCCCGGCATGTTGATGGCCGCCATGCGCCTCAACATCCCCGCCATCTTCGTCTCCGGCGGCCCCATGGAGGCCGGCGAGCTCGGCGAACGCCACCTCGACCTCATCAACGTCATGATTGAGTCCGCCGACGACTCCATCCCCGACACCCAAATCGAAAAACTCGAGCACGCCGCCTGCCCCACCTGCGGCTCCTGCTCCGGCATGTTCACCGCCAACTCCATGAACTGCCTCAACGAAGCCATCGGCCTCGCCCTCCCCGGCAACGGCACCATCGTCGCCACCCATAAAAACCGCCTCCAACTCTTCAAGGACGCCGCCCGCCTCATCGTCGAAAACGCCTACAAATATTACCGCGACGGCGACGACTCCGTCCTCCCCCGTTCCATCGCCACCCGCCAGGCCTTCCTCAACTCCATGTCGCTCGACATCGCCATGGGCGGCTCCACCAACACGATTCTCCACCTCCTCGCCATCGCCAACGAAGCTCAAGTCAACTTCACGATGGACGACATCGACGCTCTCTCGCGCCGCGTCCCCTGCCTCTGCAAAGTCGCCCCCAACACCGAAAAATACCACATCCAGGACGTGAACCGCGCCGGCGGTATTCTCGGCATCATGGCTGAGCTCGCCTCCGCCAACCTCATCGACACCGCCCAACCCCGCGCCGACGGCCTCACCCTCGCCCAAGCCATCGCCAAATACAACATCACCACCGCGACGCCCGACCCCGAAGCCGCGCGCATCTACACCTCCGCGCCCGCCAACCGCTTCAACCTCAAAATGGGCAGCCAGGACAGCCACTACAAAACCCTCGACACCGACCGTGCCGCCGGCTGCATCCGCGACATCGCGCACGCCTACACCAAGGACGGCGGCCTCGCCATTCTCAAAGGCAACATCGCCGAAAAAGGCTGCGTCGTAAAAACCGCCGGCGTCGATGAAAGCATCTTCAAGTTCACCGGCACCGCCCACGTTTTCCATTCGCAAGACGACGCCTGCCGCGCCATCCTCCTCGACCAGATCAAAGCCGGCGACATCGTCGTCATCATCTACGAAGGCCCCAAGGGCGGCCCCGGCATGCAGGAAATGCTCTACCCGACGAGCTACATAAAATCCAAGCACCTCGGCAAGCAATGCGCCCTCATCACCGACGGCCGCTTCAGCGGGGGCACCTCCGGACTCTCCATCGGCCACGTCTCGCCCGAGGCGGCCAGCGGCGGCGCCATCGCGCTCGTCCGCGACGGTGACACGATCGAAATCGACATCCCCGCGCGCAAAATCCACCTCGCCGTAACCGAAGCCGAACTCGCCAAACGTCGCGCCGAGGAAGAAGCCCGCGGCAAACTCGCCTACAAGCCGATCCGCGACCGCATCATCAGCAAGGCGCTCCGCGCCTACGCCCGCGACGTAGCCAGCGCCGACCTCGGCGGCGTGCGAATCATAGAGTAG